A single window of Solanum dulcamara chromosome 5, daSolDulc1.2, whole genome shotgun sequence DNA harbors:
- the LOC129890334 gene encoding LOW QUALITY PROTEIN: F-box protein At5g03100-like (The sequence of the model RefSeq protein was modified relative to this genomic sequence to represent the inferred CDS: deleted 1 base in 1 codon) → MEKQKKIMAAAGGGDRLSDLPEPILHHILSKLWDEKQVVRTSILSTRWRFLWMSVPLSLCFTFPDSENQNFTLAYLACINGELYYWKSCEKIKRFRVWRLRYDEIYAKDVDLWIHFAMKVANVEVFTLSIISVNQQKYEFPQFGYKNSSLRELDLQHCQLNPCGSSVNWSNLVSLSIGYVELTDDAMEKVLSGCPNLERLELQKVSGIHRLETKSVKLRELTLEEYYDKNQDIWLEIIAPHIKHLEILGLSSEIRIEQGNVASLVYAIIRLNFDFEDEESNLEKEFRCLKELLQSVAHVENLELGSWCIECLSILELKGWQSPPSSRKLLELNVAGDQLDFPGICSFLQSSLDLETLVIDWFEDAPRDFLSSYTNEDKQTRRFETHNFNGSFPHLKTIKIDNLWGLLSENKFVLPLVKYLLKHAIVLEKFVIGTSFVGSDLFPDHAKMTQEFLSFPRSSPHISVVFSY, encoded by the exons ATGGAAAAGCAGAAGAAAATCATGGCGGCGGCCGGAGGAGGAGACCGGCTGAGTGATCTGCCGGAGCCGATTCTACACCACATCCTCTCTAAGTTGTGGGACGAAAAACAAGTTGTGCGAACCAGCATACTCTCTACACGATGGCGATTTCTTTGGATGTCCGTTCCATTATCACTCTGTTTCACCTTCCCCGATAGTGAAAATCAAAATTTCACTCTTGCTTACCTGGCTTGCATCAAC GGAGAACTTTATTATTGGAAGTCTTGCGAGAAAATCAAGAGATTCCGTGTGTGGCGCCTTAGGTACGACGAGATTTATGCTAAAGACGTTGATTTATGGATACATTTTGCTATGAAAGTTGCTAATGTTGAAGTATTTACACTTTCAATTATTTCTGTAAATCAACAAAAATATGAGTTTCCTCAGTTTGGTTATAAAAATTCTTCGTTAAGGGAATTGGATTTACAGCATTGCCAATTGAATCCTTGTGGTAGTAGTGTTAATTGGAGTAATCTCGTTTCTCTTTCAATTGGGTACGTGGAATTGACTGATgatgctatggaaaaggtaTTATCTGGTTGCCCTAACTTAGAACGCTTGGAACTACAAAAAGTTTCGGGCATACATCGTTTAGAAACTAAATCTGTGAAGTTGAGAGAATTGACATTAGAAGAGTACTATGATAAGAATCAAGATATTTGGCTCGAAATAATAGCCCCGCATATTaagcatttggaaattttgggATTGAGCAGTGAGATACGCATCGAGCAGGGAAATGTGGCTTCGCTTGTTTATGCAATCATTcgtttaaattttgattttgaggATGAGGAAAGCAACTTGGAGAAGGAGTTTAGGTGCTtgaaggaacttcttcaaaGTGTTGCCCATGTCGAGAATCTTGAATTGGGTAGCTGGTGCATTGAG TGCTTGTCCATTCTGGAGTTAAAAGGGTGGCAGTCTCCACCATCAAGTCGGAAATTGTTAGAACTTAACGTAGCCGGCGACCAATTGGACTTCCCTGGAATTTGCAGCTTTCTACAGAGCTCATTGGATCTTGAGACATTGGTCATTGACTGGTTTGAGGATGCACCAAGA GACTTCCTATCAAGTTACACAAATGAGGATAAACAGACGAGGAGGTTCGAGACACATAATTTTAACGGCTCATTTCCACATCTGAAAACCATCAAGATCGATAACCTTTGGGGACTACTAAGTGAAAATAAATTTGTGCTGCCATTGGTGAAATATTTGCTCAAGCATGCGATCGTACTAGAAAAGTTTGTCATTGGTACATCATTCGTAGGGAGTGATTTGTTTCCGGATCATGCTAAAATGACACAGGAGTTCCTAAGCTTTCCAAGATCATCTCCGCACATTTCAGTTGTCTTTTCTTATTGA